In Spirochaetota bacterium, the DNA window CCTTCAAGAGGCGGGCCCCCCATCATCCCATCTGGACGCCCCATAATCTCGTTTCATACCACTTCATATTGCAGTGAATGATAATTCACCGGGGAAGCCCTTTTCGACAGGTTCAATATTTCAATACCTACCACCTGATTGTTACCGTTCAAATCAACAATTACCCCGGGCGCGACTTCCTGAGACTCGAAAATCGCATCATCATCCAATCTAAGATATAATGCGTCCGCTTTTTCATCGATTTTGAGCTTCATAGCTTCCCTCTCATGGTTCTGTCAAAGTAAGCGTTATATGCCCAGCTTCGGCATAATACTCAACAGTCCCTGTGGTGCGAGGGCGCGTTAGCGTTTGCACGCCTTCGTACCTGGAACCCAATAATTGCCGTTCGATCTCTAAATTCCATCATCAAGTGCAAGAAATAGACCATGTGCTATTTTTCCGTCAACTGGGGT includes these proteins:
- a CDS encoding DUF2283 domain-containing protein, with translation MKLKIDEKADALYLRLDDDAIFESQEVAPGVIVDLNGNNQVVGIEILNLSKRASPVNYHSLQYEVV